Part of the Budorcas taxicolor isolate Tak-1 chromosome Y, Takin1.1, whole genome shotgun sequence genome, agttTTTTCATacccttttccattattgtttatcacaaattacgaatatagttccttgtgctatacagtatgatcttgtttgtctattgtatatattatagtttgcatctgctaatcaccagctcccaatctaTGCCTGCCCCACCATTCCCCTCTTGGGAATCAcatagtctgctctctatgtctgtgagtctgtttctgtttcatagataagttcatttgtgtcatattttagagtccatgtaagtgataccatacaagatttgtctttctctttttttttatttttatttttactttattttattttacaatagtgtattggttttgccatacattgacatgagtccgccacggttgtacacgagttcccaatcctgaccgccccctcccacctcacaccccatatcatctctctggatcacccctgtgcactagccccaagcatcctgtatcctgcctggaacatagactggcgactatcttacatgatagtgtacatgtttcagtgccattctcccaaattatcccaccccaCCCGCGCCCTCAGAGTGCAAAATTCCGTTCtaagcatctgtgtctcttctgctgtctctcatacagggttatcattaccatctttctaaattccatatatatgtgttggtatactgtattggtgtttttctttctggcttacttcactgtgtataatcggctccagtttcaaccttgtcattagaattgattcatataaagtctgccagcaataaatgctggagagggtgtggagaaaagggaacccttttacactgttggtgggaatgcaatctagtacagccactatggagaacagtgtggagattcctttcaaaattggaaatagaactgccgtatgagccagcaatcccgctgctgggcatacacactgaggaaaccagaattgaaagagacacatggaccccagtgttcatcgcagcactgtttataacagccaggacatggaacaacctagatgtccatcaacagataaatggatcagaaagctgtggtacatatacacaatggagtattactcagccattccaaagaatatattgtctttctctttctgacttcctaagtattctttttaatgctagtgtaGATTCAGGTATTTACTTAACAACATTTGTTTCTACTGTATAAAATgtgattgacttttaaaatatttgtcttctattctgcaagctttatattaattttaatacttgtgtttttttcaagattttctatatacaaaagtatgttatctccaatatactttgactttttcctttccattctgaaggctggttgttttcttttttttttttttttgtttttgttttttaaacaacagcaacatttctcttttgttacctgattgctctggttatagaactgccagtataatgttgagccaaagtgTGTAATAGACTTCTTGTGTTTTCCCCAgtcttagagggaaagctttcagtttttcattcttaagtatgatgttagctgtgggttttttaCAGGTGCCCTTCgattgagaaagttctcttctgttcttaattattaagtgttcttttaagcccggttctgaaaaggtgctagattcagggaaatgctttttcttcaggcagatgtgttatttgtttcattgttttaaaatggcataatgttgagtgactttcatataatgaaccaactttgcatacctccctaaatcccatgtgatcatggtatacaatctcttttatatgttgttggattttgtttgccagtattttgttgaagattcttTCACCTGTATTCATAAGGGAtatcgggtgtgtgtgtgtgtgtgtgtgtatgtgtgtgtctgtgtgtgatgtctctgtctgatattggtttgagagaaatactggcatcactttgcctgctatatggggaagagacctgtggcgtgaaggatgaagcattgttggatttaagtttagccaggattagagggagaaatttaggatatatcaGTGTGGAATTGGGGTAAGACTATCAAGACAGCTCATTCTCAATTTCCTaggcctgtgttaagtgcttgacattgaattatgctgtttgttaactaggtatagatagattatactttgaatttgctacctattttctttgttaatatttatgaaattagaatttgtgaatcaggtgtaatgtgcatttaagatacattttcttcaaattttactacaaaacaagatgccCTTGAATAGCcgatgccttttaaaaagagctggtaaccttaagtctaagaaataagcatgtttgtctttaagagacagaaacacctttaaaagttataaatttgcccaagaagatgcaactggtgtgtggttaacttagaattccaacttaatcttctttgactccaaagtccatgtttctgaacgctgtacaacagtgcttttgtaaaaatactcgtcctttacatgtgatttcacctaatgatcagtcgtggtgggtttttgggtttttttttttttctttatttttttaaatagaagaggttaaagtgaacgtgggacaaagcttatgattctagagccatgtagacttgtagtcataggtttttcagctgtcactgagtctcgttgacactcggtgtctttgtctgtaagataaggatgtttaaaactactctagagttttggagataatcaaatagcccatttttctgtacttaactaatatgtagtatgtttatacttaggtggcagtttgtataaaggaagcactgggacttgtggccgcaccctctaagaataaaaatgtactcaaaatatggaactacaatgtatgttacgtgaagaagaacaagagccagaagtacggaaaagggagggagaaaccaaacaagcagatgatgatgatgatgaagtgatcttggtcggagtggaacttgtaaatgaagatgctgacgtgatctttgttgggatgagctcagcttcaaaaccagtcgtttcaaacgtactgagcagagataccccaggttcttgttcaaggagaaaaaggtatggtcaCTTCAGGAAAGGTAACGCTGACAAATTACAGCCTGTTAGTCATGTGACTCCTACATCAGAAGCAAAGactgtcttgccagtttctgactctgaatcaagatcaacagatagtcctattattattgaacctccatctcaagctgattataaaagtatttcaccacaaagagtgccgaagtgcttttcaaaggagtcatgttcttctttgattaccttcacaagttcattgcagcatccagTAGAAAGAGTggtttctgcaggagatatgaataaaagtcctcatgtctcaaaggtactttccacttgtgaaacaaatagcagaaatcccaTAAGGCCTAAGCTCAGTGATGGCATTATAGGGGAACATTCTTTAGCTTTGTCCctttcaggtatttttcatacagtgaccactcagcaaagcacaccagaccgtgtccatacctcactaagccatgttcagaatggagaaccttgtccaacaccttttccaaaggacaatggtcattgcaagcctgtaagacctttaggggaaaatggactgacaaaaactgattttgCAAGTTTAGCAAGTCCAAACAAAATTGGtgatcccacagaaggaaagctgattgtgttacttggtgacttctactatggagagcatataggagttgggcagccagaaccgaagacccacacagcgtttaaatgcctcagctgcttgaaagttctaaaaaatgtcaagtttatgaatcacatgaagcaccatttggaacttgagaggcagagaggtgacagctggaaaacccacaccacctgccggcactgcctccgccagtttcctactcccttccagatgcagtgtcacattgaaagtgtccacactccccaggggccctccgcagtctgtcgcatctgtgagttgtcctttgagacagatcaggttctcttagagcacatgaaagacaatcataagcctggtgaaatgccctatgtatgccaggtttgcagttacagatcatcattttttgcagatgtggatgcacatttcagagcataccGTGGTAACACTAAGAATTTACTTTGCCCgttttgtctcaaaatttttaaaactgcaacagcctacggacgtcatcatagagggcactgggaaaagagttttcgccagtgttccaaatgtcggctacagtttttaacttccaaagaggaaagggagcacaagacccagtgtcatcaaatgtttaagaagcctaagcagctagaaggattgtctcctgaaacaaaaattgttattcaggtaTCACTGGAACCCCTTCAACCAGGATTGGTGGAAGTAGCGTCCATTACCgtgaacacatctgattttgaatcatcaccccccaaatctaaaagtaggaggtcaaaaaaagaagaaaaaagttaattctgctttcagtaagtctgaagcaagtatttcagtcaaagttaaaaaccccattaaaaccaaaaagatcagattatagcattattcaataatatcaaatatagggaaaccgatgggtaatttatgtgattttgttttaaatacaggaagtacaGTGTCGTTTGATCTGTGtattgagatgttatttaaaagtctattatctgtttttcatataattgtcttaacatgtaaaaagattgtgtgcacgtgtgtgtgagagagagagaatgagagaagtggagaaaggaaaaataagaacctATTTCGGTAGCTGATGTTACTTGTAAGTTCGAAAGCTCTAGTATACATATAATCTGTAGAGTGTTTTAGCaacgtaattttcaactgttttcatgccttgaagttctcagtatcagctatatagccagatttgaatgtcactctctgaagtgcctcttgggctgatcgaagataacctggctctgaaagcgtgcagtggagaagttgatggagaagctatgatgtgagtttggaccagacacgggatttaatcagtgaagagctgtggcttcttgtcccagctgaggaagaggcatacattcactcccggcatagagccaaggtagaaggaacactgtctcagagtgcgtttacctagcccagggacatctcaaggaagccaacggttaaaatgcctgtgtttgctgagagacccttgcaagcatcaagcaggccctgtgtatcactgactgcagttggagaagcagagatagttaatagaatgagacctggtgcctgtggacctcctgttgagtgatcaaaaggggaatttgattcattgcgtcccctttgccagttggctggcctgtagtcccaatgaggtaggcatatctgtgtcagacacagtagcgaagcaagttaaaattcccaaaggaaagagagccttgacgtccactttgatttgtgctggacccatagttttaactgcaaaggatcaaacacaggaaatctgttcagcttttgaattgggctaaattgagttctcttacccttaagctacaatggagttgtccaagaatagtaaatatggcggataaaaatagtccagggtgattaaaccctttttagaactcttccttatattttccagttacatgtgtcttaccctagttgaacatgtgaagatttcagttttgtatcttatcttgccttggacacaaatgtagtagcgttaacagctaattcttggtgtgtgtaatttcccattgtatcaaactaattgagtttcagtctttcttgacacAGTCTGATGTGCAAGAATTGTCTCatgtatttcagtaattatcaggtcatagagttatccttcctctaatctcgccaaccatctaatctgtgattatacttgtggaaacctttttttcttgcggtctccaagggctctttcacagacctgtggggtaccctctaagtattggttcctgaacatcagcacacttggctgcctctgtaggtccttggagttgagtctcctcctggagttgaatgtcaccccttctccacttctggcacagatagctagcggtctctgtgcaccattcaaggaagctgggatcctgtctgtagacctatgccaggagcaatctctccgtttcctcttcctttctcctcctctttgtctctccccactctccccactcctcaatttatttaagtcctctaagctttcccaaaatgctggaaagtgataatcaccaaggggttagcatccctctcagaactgaagaggaaggactacagatgattaagctgtagtgagtctattgtctccattttaggtaatttcctgagtgtaaattcaaattcaaataaattgtgtttatttactcgaagcttgattggtttatttgcactttgaatattttactaggcctttccagttagtttacttgggcccaagcactttgctgagtgtcagcttaaaccacttttagttgtataaagagtgtgtgtgtattctggtctcaggtgaaaactctgtgtataaataaatacacagactattgcattcttatctcctttcttcgatttctgtagtaaaaaatacgaaatgttttagttatgtgtttttattgttgctgagtattatcaacactgttactgttagttgttgtgaagtatgctcctaaggaggacaagttgtatttattgccaaattaaaaggttccagcaatatggtccctgactgcttcctctcttccattctctgtccttctactctactcttttccccacgaatgtactctttttgacaacactggccttggttttcctccatcaaattccatttcttcccgatccagagactgcaagtgctgttcttcgggaaatgctcttcccgtaggcctgcatggcttgctacctcccttgtttgagcttcaccaatgctgttcaaataacacaatcaaatctccaaccccctctctttcctcctcctccttcaaggcacttgaagtctctatcctcttcttccctctccagcctaaatttcctaaattttcacacacacacacacacacacacagacacacacacacacacacaaacgaagagataataacctcagggctttgcttcttagatttaacttgagtcagattctgtgcctgcaaataaaagatagttaatagtgagttgagttctttcaggagcttcctctgtttttctattgatacctctatattttgttcacacaatgacactttgttttctttacgaCTATATTGAAGATCTGTCAACATTACTATCTTGTTACtgccctttgtgaatttccttgtctgctgtgcttgttcttttgggaaaaatttattattttattaatgttgccaaacattgtaagtaaaatcagtatttgtagaaataatttttaaaaaattatttctgctgtctgtctttttacaaataacatggcatatttttatttttttaaataatcgtattggtgttggccagttctgagcttctaaatagtgatgtgtaaatgggctttcttgttctgagtaccatcaaaagcagtgagtatctggcttaataaatttctgtttctgtttttagatcttgaagagaattgtttgattggatagtttacaacatttgttgagacatttacttttctttcgttCTCCGTtcgttcctttctttttcttgctttgttcccttgtctctcttcctctttctttccttccctttccttctccaggtttttgcttgactggacctttcctgaaacaaatgtaattccaCTCAGAGTTGAATATTATCCTCTCAGAATCCCATAATTAACCTCCTTGTCCCCTTATTAGATTTCCCAGCGTTGtatcaatgtttctgattttctttttccaagaagcagctcttgctttattatcccaacaaggtttatttttgttgttttctatttttgtttcaattcatatatactttctacattctttaggattttttcctttgtaactttgtattttagaagctttctttacaatttttttctctgctaatgtattaaatttacagtcttgaatttcagatgtatatcagagtgatttagttatgcagatacgtatctattctttggtaggttcttttccgttataggttattacatgatactgaggatttcttttttttttttttttttttctcatagatggtttagggattgacctatctttatttagcaattttgtctgaatcccaaatatttttatgtatacatggtttttaattaaaatttcattgtctaagatttttggcaagttgattccaaagatttcactattttcaggctgaatgttttaatttatcgtttgctgagaattaagttttccttggagctctgagggtatgtgtgtgtatacactgacatgtctatacacacatccttttcagattcctacatgttttaagatatgtaaatgtagtttcaaagatattttctgtttgtgtggtgaaaacataaaatgttttaattttagatatttgttcccccaaatgaatatagtatagagagtaaggtataaaactatattcctttgagaattatccttactaacagaacttggcaatgttaaaaaattattcataacacttccgaaaggtggtaaggaaaacttgattcaaggtaagagtactacagtggggtattataacatgggagagagattgagcttatgtctgactccagcagggatgcagctgggatttatagctaaggaacagggtgggtccatgggattacaaacagagatgggagactgaaaagcattggacaacaataacagaatgggtgtcagtggacggaaacttattaagaggactataagggtgagggtggattctggctcaactgagaggatcattgctgaggctaggcaaggctgataagatattcaggtgagtgaaatgatatttgatctgatactgagggtggtcaaatcaagggtgggctgtgttttctaaagtgaagtagcagattctggattagattggactagatggacaggcagccctgaataaaggcattgcccaaagttggcagtgcattaatgaacgagtgctgcataaccaattagccaaaactagcagcttgaaacaatatagtttcatactgctggtgaaagttgggaatccaggagtaattcagctgagtgttgtggctcagtgtctcatgagattgccatcctctgaagccttgccatgcgccggtggatttccttccaagatggcttactcacatagctgttgaaaccagtttgcttgctggctgttgggagaaagcctcggttctttcacatgggcctctctaCAGGGCTACGTGAGTGTTCCCAAGATATGACTAAGCTGGCTtctagagtgagtgatccaagaggatgagcaaggaggctgcagtgccttttatgacctagtctcagacgcttcattgttcgtttctacaatattctaacatgagaagtgagccactaagtccaccacacatgtgaaggggagaaggaaggaaccgtGGACATAGTTTAAAACCGCGTGGTACACAGGTGGCCGGAAACTGTTTACATGCttgtatgtccaaaatgcattttcctgccaatgctttcaaacgatttatctgttatagcattaacttgaagttcaggaccttgtcgtctaagtcaggtccagctatggatcagggtccacgtgtacagtatctcaagtgttctgttgctcagttgtgtcgtattctttgcgaccccatggactgcagccctgcaggctcccctgtccgtcaactccaggagcttgctcagactcaagtccattgagtcgatgatgctatccaacaatcccatcctctgctgtccccttctcctaccttcatttttttccgcatcacggtctcttccaaagagtcagttatttgcatcaggtagcccaagtgttggagcttcagcttcagcatcagtccttcgaatgaatatgcaggagagatctactttaggattgactggtttgatctccttgcagtccaagagcctctcaagtctccaacacatcagttcaaattatacaagtgtagttcctctagacctgaggatgtgtgagcaaaagagatgagtaaatctgctccctttcacagccgacatacagtggtggtatgttggggcatagataaccttcatagacactcctgttccagaaaggggaggggagatgggagtcaatagtagcagttgtgaaatcccatgggttcttgtgggcagtcctttgattagtatttaaggcctggaaacttcctcggcttcagtctctgattttttaactCTACCCCCTGACGTGATGCCGTTGCGTGAAAGGTGGCTAGTATATGGTTACGTGAAACAGTCTCCctagcctgcttcctgcttgtagaaggtagaagtccagagctcctattttgtactattgctggtccttgcagtccgagctgaacttaaatatgttatcttaaaaccttggtgtgtctcctgatactcttactggtgttcatggcaaagcaccccactccaaagccacaatcacacatgtcttcataataaggcttactctgtcttggttttctgctgagatagctgagggataacaccctgaaccttggtagaagtcttactgtgtgactgaaaggatctcggagtgacacccctaaactctttggagggtattggcctgactaaataatgccatgaggcatccccttccagctttctgaggcttaccaaacaattttacagtcacactcacctttagaacacctttgtttataaaaaataatacgaagaagaactggcctgttggtggtgtaaaatgttatatttagaccacctaatctcaatgccctggatatgatcttgcttgagagtcattaactttaacatcttctgtcgtcttaaaagactgaaaaattgccaaatttttagaaaaattcccttcatgttttactacaggcagcaagaagagaccaggaagcacttttggctgtttggatggaaatcctcttagataagtcaattaattaagtacagtttgtcctcccagcacattaggtacattttctagttttcataaactgcaggtgtagtggactttcctcttcacactccccaggctctttcctcctgcctctcctttctgccaggcattctagctgcacgactgtgattccacttagaacgtgtttgctcagtgagataacggggagcgattccctggcttcagtgcttctgctggccagagactatgtacctttccctaagaacttcatgtttttgctgtccaacttctatcacctggctaggtcagttgcaatagctcatactctcaagcgaactggcagggatttctgcctgcaaatgtgcagaaacatacatgtgtacacagtaacatcgctgagaggaaacttgtccatatgcagaagtacaagctttcttttccaggaacatgaattttgataagcactcaaatttctacgcacacatgtgcacaaacatacacgtgtacacagtaacatccctgagaggaaacttgtccatatgcagaagtacaagttttcttctccaggaacatgaattttggcaagcactcaaatgtccgcacgcacatgtgcacaaatgtatgggtgaacacagtaacatcactgagaggaaacctgtccatatgcagaagtacagttttcttttccaggaacatgaattttggtaagcactcaaatttctgcgcgcacatgtgcacaaccctatgt contains:
- the LOC128071078 gene encoding zinc finger protein 280B-like, with the translated sequence MLREEEQEPEVRKREGETKQADDDDDEVILVGVELVNEDADVIFVGMSSASKPVVSNVLSRDTPGSCSRRKRYGHFRKGNADKLQPVSHVTPTSEAKTVLPVSDSESRSTDSPIIIEPPSQADYKSISPQRVPKCFSKESCSSLITFTSSLQHPVERVVSAGDMNKSPHVSKVLSTCETNSRNPIRPKLSDGIIGEHSLALSLSGIFHTVTTQQSTPDRVHTSLSHVQNGEPCPTPFPKDNGHCKPVRPLGENGLTKTDFASLASPNKIGDPTEGKLIVLLGDFYYGEHIGVGQPEPKTHTAFKCLSCLKVLKNVKFMNHMKHHLELERQRGDSWKTHTTCRHCLRQFPTPFQMQCHIESVHTPQGPSAVCRICELSFETDQVLLEHMKDNHKPGEMPYVCQVCSYRSSFFADVDAHFRAYRGNTKNLLCPFCLKIFKTATAYGRHHRGHWEKSFRQCSKCRLQFLTSKEEREHKTQCHQMFKKPKQLEGLSPETKIVIQVSLEPLQPGLVEVASITVNTSDFESSPPKSKSRRS